The proteins below come from a single Candidatus Kirkpatrickella diaphorinae genomic window:
- a CDS encoding TetR/AcrR family transcriptional regulator, with product MTATHHRPDDIEKKILRAMMTRAAERGWAHASVYQAAEEAGVTLSEARRRFPNKNKVLIYLGQYADQLVLEHHASGTPRERLFDLMMRRLDGFQEYREGVRAVLRHIPFDPKLALMLAVMTESSMEWMAEAAGLDVSGWMGRIRLKSLLALWGHLIRIWERDDSEDLAVTMSGLDKALDRAERLGLLRSATSHFNDDPPEPFSENLDRKAK from the coding sequence TTGACGGCAACGCACCACCGCCCCGATGACATCGAGAAAAAGATCCTTCGCGCCATGATGACGCGCGCCGCTGAACGGGGCTGGGCCCATGCGTCCGTCTACCAAGCTGCGGAGGAAGCCGGTGTCACATTGAGTGAGGCGCGACGGCGCTTTCCCAACAAGAACAAAGTTCTGATCTATCTGGGTCAATATGCGGATCAGCTCGTTTTAGAGCATCACGCCAGCGGCACCCCGCGGGAGCGCCTGTTTGACCTTATGATGCGCCGTCTCGACGGGTTTCAGGAATATCGTGAGGGCGTCCGCGCCGTGTTGCGGCATATCCCTTTCGACCCGAAGCTCGCGCTGATGCTGGCCGTCATGACGGAAAGCTCCATGGAATGGATGGCGGAAGCTGCCGGGTTGGATGTGAGTGGATGGATGGGCAGGATACGCCTCAAATCGCTTCTGGCCCTCTGGGGTCACCTCATCCGCATCTGGGAGCGTGATGATAGTGAGGACCTGGCCGTGACCATGTCCGGTCTTGATAAGGCGCTTGACCGGGCTGAACGCCTCGGATTGCTGAGATCAGCAACGTCTCACTTCAATGATGACCCGCCGGAGCCCTTCTCCGAAAATCTCGACCGGAAGGCGAAATAG
- a CDS encoding DUF2142 domain-containing protein: protein MKRIISTSRPLYHNCRKTAIIYLLIGLSAILGNIWFSPISVIPDEPNHFARALQISEGKFYSKRVAPTDSGGDFPAEMMRVLHAYDDINFHAEKRITPELLTYAKQNGWGGPVEYFGIANTAVNPPWSYPGVVVGIWLGKIFHFSVFTTFMLARALTGLLAVTLTAFAIALCRRGTLFLVALASMPMTLHLFASCSQDALLISAAFMAAALLTRQGLDEPPSWALICGAGLCFAAFVGKPPMLVFAILPLLITPLIWFWRWFVSLAIPFVVSIGWALTGIRWGKAAYESSAGMSEHGQIQFLLHHPLQFPGTMLRTFYLQGQHLSEQFIGVLGWLDTFLPRAFYVASVLFALILLTFYLPKVRQAAHERRRVVMTLAVMVCATILVCISLYIIWTIVGQDEIIGLQGRYFIPIAAFLIVAMRPDTALMAARPARYRLWNVVTVGYALSSTVTMAWSLDVRYWP from the coding sequence ATGAAACGCATCATCAGCACTTCACGGCCATTATATCATAACTGTCGAAAAACCGCCATCATCTACCTGTTGATCGGTTTGAGCGCAATTCTCGGCAATATCTGGTTCTCTCCGATCAGCGTCATACCGGATGAGCCGAATCACTTTGCGCGGGCGCTTCAGATTTCGGAGGGGAAATTCTACAGTAAAAGGGTGGCACCCACCGACTCAGGCGGTGATTTTCCGGCTGAGATGATGCGGGTGCTTCATGCTTACGACGATATTAACTTTCATGCCGAAAAACGTATCACGCCTGAGTTATTGACGTACGCTAAACAAAATGGCTGGGGCGGTCCCGTTGAATATTTTGGCATCGCAAATACGGCTGTGAATCCTCCCTGGTCCTATCCCGGCGTGGTGGTCGGTATCTGGCTTGGCAAGATTTTCCATTTCTCGGTCTTCACCACGTTCATGCTGGCGCGGGCTTTGACAGGTCTTCTCGCCGTCACGCTCACGGCGTTCGCCATTGCGCTCTGTCGCAGGGGGACGCTCTTCCTCGTGGCGCTGGCCTCCATGCCCATGACCCTGCATCTTTTCGCGAGCTGCTCACAGGATGCCCTGCTGATCTCCGCCGCCTTCATGGCTGCGGCACTCCTGACGCGTCAGGGACTTGATGAACCTCCCAGTTGGGCGCTTATCTGCGGGGCCGGGCTCTGCTTTGCTGCGTTTGTGGGCAAGCCGCCCATGCTGGTTTTTGCCATCCTGCCGCTCCTGATAACGCCGCTCATCTGGTTCTGGCGCTGGTTCGTCTCACTTGCCATCCCGTTCGTGGTGTCAATCGGCTGGGCGTTGACAGGTATCAGGTGGGGTAAGGCGGCCTATGAATCATCCGCCGGCATGTCTGAACACGGTCAGATACAATTTCTGCTGCACCATCCCCTTCAATTTCCGGGCACGATGCTGCGCACATTCTACCTGCAGGGCCAGCATTTGAGTGAGCAATTCATCGGTGTTCTCGGTTGGCTCGATACATTTCTGCCCCGCGCTTTCTATGTCGCTTCCGTGCTGTTTGCGCTCATCCTGCTTACATTCTACCTGCCAAAAGTGCGTCAGGCAGCGCATGAGAGGCGTCGTGTCGTGATGACTCTGGCCGTGATGGTCTGTGCGACGATTCTTGTCTGCATCTCGCTTTACATTATTTGGACAATCGTGGGTCAGGATGAGATTATCGGCTTGCAGGGGCGATATTTCATTCCTATCGCGGCTTTCCTCATCGTCGCGATGCGGCCTGACACGGCTTTGATGGCCGCCCGTCCTGCCCGATACCGCCTATGGAACGTCGTCACAGTCGGTTATGCCTTGTCCAGCACGGTGACCATGGCGTGGTCTCTGGACGTGCGTTACTGGCCCTGA